The proteins below come from a single Denticeps clupeoides unplaced genomic scaffold, fDenClu1.1, whole genome shotgun sequence genomic window:
- the LOC114773661 gene encoding enoyl-[acyl-carrier-protein] reductase, mitochondrial-like, whose translation MERLVLPEVGRRSVQLRVLAAPVNPADVNMIQGTYPILPEFPAVGGNEGVGDVLEVGHEVTSLSAGDWVIPVDTGFGTWRTEAVCDAGYLLPVPRDISLLGAVTIGVNPCTAYRMLHDFQPLSPGSTVIQNGANSGVGQVVIQIAAAMGLGTINVIRERVRKALSNQFSH comes from the exons ATGGAGCGGCTGGTGCTGCCTGAGGTCGGGCGGAGGAGCGTGCAACTGAGGGTGCTGGCGGCGCCAGTGAACCCTGCTGACGTAAACATGATTCAGG GGACGTATCCAATtctcccagaattccctgcAGTGGGTGGCAATGAGGGGGTGGGAGACGTGTTGGAGGTGGGCCACGAGGTCACATCTCTCAGCGCTGGAGACTGGGTCATCCCTGTGGACACTGGCTT TGGGACATGGCGGACTGAGGCAGTGTGTGACGCAGGTTACCTCCTCCCCGTACCAAGGGACATCTCTCTCCTGGGAGCGGTTACCATCGGGGTTAACCCCTGCACTGCCTACAGGATGCTGCACGACTTCCAGCCGCTTTCCCCTg GTTCCACCGTGATTCAGAATGGGGCGAACAGCGGCGTGGGTCAAGTGGTGATACAGATCGCTGCGGCGATGGGCCTCGGCACGATTAACGTCATCAGGGAACGTGTACGGAAAGCGCTGAGCAACCAATTCTCCCATTAA